In the Theobroma cacao cultivar B97-61/B2 chromosome 1, Criollo_cocoa_genome_V2, whole genome shotgun sequence genome, one interval contains:
- the LOC18614508 gene encoding uncharacterized protein LOC18614508: MVGTTFKDWCRYFQYKEGANEEDRDKNRADARNALLVVATLIAAVTFQAGVNPPGGVWQETKNGHKAGIAICSSDSDAYYVFLTSNTLAFSAAVLLIMSLTHTFPFKFEVRVACVSMIITYGSAIFAVTRDGDKFQLALITAAAPLILRCLIQLLVKLVNRKPEPPCLIQAFVGPRNKTAEPPKDQTQQAKP, from the coding sequence ATGGTTGGGACTACTTTCAAGGACTGGTGTCGTTATTTTCAGTACAAGGAAGGTGCAAACGAGGAGGACAGGGATAAGAATAGAGCCGACGCCCGCAACGCTCTCTTGGTAGTTGCGACCCTTATAGCTGCCGTGACCTTCCAAGCTGGGGTTAACCCCCCTGGTGGTGTATGGCAGGAAACCAAGAATGGCCATAAAGCAGGCATTGCTATCTGTTCATCTGACTCAGATGCCTACTACGTTTTCTTGACTTCCAACACCCTAGCCTTTTCTGCAGCGGTACTTCTCATTATGTCTCTCACGCATACTTTTCCTTTCAAGTTTGAAGTAAGGGTTGCCTGCGTTTCAATGATTATAACTTATGGATCTGCAATCTTTGCTGTTACCCGGGATGGAGACAAATTTCAACTCGCCTTGATCACAGCTGCTGCGCCTTTAATTTTGCGGTGCTTGATCCAGCTGTTGGTTAAGTTGGTAAACAGGAAACCTGAGCCTCCATGCTTGATCCAGGCATTTGTCGGACCTAGGAACAAGACAGCAGAGCCCCCGAAAGACCAGACCCAGCAAGCAAAGCCTTAg